One Zeugodacus cucurbitae isolate PBARC_wt_2022May chromosome 3, idZeuCucr1.2, whole genome shotgun sequence genomic region harbors:
- the LOC105220027 gene encoding uncharacterized protein LOC105220027, whose product MDQNAIKITKLYYRNSLLASIAAKNLDLLESMKNVMLKDAVTLLSVAWDRVSTETLANCWKNILSLMGNEEDPEYNIPLSILKDKWSAEINSLMRMSVDLLQDLSPQVEFTLPMVREWNDDPCVDDTTEIHEITEIHEIEESDDDDCIAEDPIKKIAASEAVEIFNKALQWAGDAMVDQSDMRVLRRLREKAVFQLLERKKQQKKIMNKSNVKFYSQFNMYVHTHEHTNGNNKIL is encoded by the exons ATGGATCAAAATGCGATTAAAATAACGAAGTTATATTACAGAAACAGTTTGTTGGCTTCAATAGCAGCAAAAAACTTAGATTTGCTTGAAtcaatgaaaaatgtaatgttGAAAGATGCTGTTACCCTTTTATCTGTCGCGTGGGATCGGGTCAGCACAGAAACTCTTGccaattgttggaaaaacatttTAAGTTTAATGGGAAACGAGGAGGACCCTGAATATAACATTCCATTAAGCATCCTGAAAGACAAATGGAGTGCAGAAATAAACTCTTTAATGCGAATGTCAGTTGATCTCCTTCAGGACTTGAGTCCTCAG gTTGAGTTTACATTGCCAATGGTTCGAGAGTGGAACGATGACCCTTGTGTTGATGATACCACCGAAATCCATGAAATCACCGAAATCCATGAAATTGAAGAAAGTGACGATGATGATTGTATTGCCGAAGACCCCATAAAGAAAATTGCCGCAAGTGAGGCAGTTGAAATCTTTAACAAGGCATTGCAATGGGCTGGAGATGCAATGGTTGATCAAAGCGACATGAGAGTACTTAGACGCTTAAGGGAGAAAGCAGTATTTCAGCTATTAGAAAGGAAAAAGCAGCAGAAAAAGATAATGAATAAATctaatgtgaaattttattcgcaatttaatatgtatgttcatacccATGAACATACTAATggcaataataaaatactttga